The proteins below are encoded in one region of Pseudomonas sp. SCB32:
- the tcdA gene encoding tRNA cyclic N6-threonylcarbamoyladenosine(37) synthase TcdA has translation MELDEQRFGGIARLYGREGLERLAASHVAVVGIGGVGSWAAEALARSGVGEISLFDLDDVCVTNTNRQVHALQGAVGKPKVEVMAERLKAINPGIVVHAVADFVTRETMADYITPELDCVIDCIDSVAAKAALIAWCKRRKLQIITTGGAGGQVDPTQIQVADLNKTFNDPLAAKVRSMLRRDYNFSRTPGRHYSVQCVFSTEQLRYPKPDGTVCQSKSFVGEGVKLDCAGGFGAVMMVTATFGMVAAARAVDKIVAGARRPSERAAG, from the coding sequence ATGGAACTGGATGAACAGCGTTTCGGTGGTATCGCACGGCTGTACGGCCGCGAGGGCCTGGAACGGCTGGCGGCCAGCCATGTGGCGGTGGTCGGGATCGGCGGCGTCGGTTCCTGGGCCGCCGAGGCGCTGGCGCGTAGCGGGGTGGGCGAGATTTCCCTGTTCGACCTCGACGACGTCTGCGTGACCAACACCAACCGCCAGGTGCATGCATTGCAGGGCGCCGTGGGCAAGCCCAAGGTCGAGGTCATGGCCGAGCGCCTGAAGGCGATCAATCCGGGCATCGTGGTGCACGCCGTGGCGGATTTCGTCACCCGCGAGACCATGGCCGACTACATCACCCCCGAGCTGGACTGCGTGATCGACTGCATCGACAGCGTCGCCGCCAAGGCCGCGCTGATCGCCTGGTGCAAGCGCCGCAAGCTGCAGATCATCACCACCGGCGGCGCGGGCGGGCAGGTCGATCCGACGCAGATCCAGGTCGCCGACCTGAACAAGACCTTCAACGACCCCTTGGCCGCCAAGGTCCGCTCCATGCTGCGCCGCGACTACAACTTCTCGCGCACGCCGGGCCGGCATTACAGCGTGCAGTGCGTGTTCTCCACCGAACAGCTGCGCTACCCGAAGCCGGATGGCACCGTGTGCCAGTCCAAGAGCTTCGTCGGCGAAGGGGTGAAGCTGGACTGCGCCGGCGGTTTCGGTGCGGTGATGATGGTCACCGCGACCTTCGGCATGGTTGCCGCTGCCAGGGCTGTGGACAAGATCGTCGCCGGGGCCCGCCGACCTTCGGAGCGCGCTGCGGGCTAA
- a CDS encoding glycosyltransferase, which yields MPARKFGLNLVVFVALAALFTGFWALYNRPVSVPDWPESISGFSFSPFRLNQNPQKNQFPSDDEIRSDLELVSKQTDNIRTYSVKGSLADIPRLAEEFGMRVSLGIWIGPDEAENEAEIERGIEIANNSRSVVRVIVGNEALFRREVTLEQLTGYLDRVRKAVKVPVTTAEQWHIYEKFPALAKHVDLIAAHVLPYWESTPMENSVQFVLDRARELRAKFPRKPLLLGEVGWPSNGRMRGGADATQADQAIYLRRLTNALNKKGYNYFVVEAFDQPWKVGDEGSVGAYWGVYNAQRQPKFNFDGPVVNIPQWRVLAVASVVMALLALTLLMIDGSALRQRGRTFLTVVAFAGGSVLVWIGYDYSQQYSTWFSLTVGGLLGIGALGVFIVLLTEAHELAETVWVRKRRRPFDPVLADLGYHPKVSVHVPCYNEPPEMLKKTLDALAKLDYPDYEVLIIDNNTKDPAVWEPVRDYCEVLGPRFRFFHVAPLAGFKGGALNYILPHTAPDAEVVAVIDADYCVEPNWLKHMVPHFSDPKIAVVQSPQDYRDGEENIFKKLCYAEYKGFFHIGMVTRNDRDAIIQHGTMTMIRRTVMDELKWADWTICEDAELGLRVFEKGYSAAYSHQSFGKGLMPDTFIDYKKQRFRWAYGAIQIMKGHARALFQGKDSHLKTGQRYHFIAGWLPWIADGMNIFFTIGALLWSSAMIIVPKRVDPPLLIFAIPPLALFFFKFGKIMFLYRRAVGVNLLRSFQAAVAGLALSHTIAKAVLYGAFTKTIPFFRTPKMASNHGILVALAEAREEVFIMLLLWGAALGIVLVQGVPSRDMMFWVAMLLVQSLPYLAALVMALLSSAPGPQEAPAADAAPAS from the coding sequence ATGCCTGCACGCAAGTTCGGCCTCAACCTGGTGGTCTTCGTCGCCCTCGCGGCGCTGTTCACCGGCTTTTGGGCCCTTTACAACCGTCCCGTCAGCGTTCCCGACTGGCCGGAAAGCATTTCCGGATTCTCCTTCTCGCCCTTCCGCCTGAACCAGAATCCGCAGAAGAACCAGTTCCCCAGCGACGACGAGATCCGTTCCGACCTGGAACTGGTGTCGAAACAGACCGACAACATCCGCACCTACTCGGTGAAGGGCTCGCTGGCCGACATCCCGCGCCTGGCCGAGGAGTTCGGCATGCGCGTCAGCTTGGGGATCTGGATCGGCCCGGACGAAGCCGAGAACGAGGCCGAGATCGAGCGCGGCATCGAAATCGCCAACAACTCGCGCAGCGTCGTGCGGGTCATCGTCGGCAACGAAGCGCTGTTCCGCCGCGAGGTGACGCTGGAGCAACTGACCGGCTATCTCGACCGCGTGCGCAAGGCGGTGAAGGTGCCGGTCACCACCGCCGAGCAGTGGCACATCTATGAGAAATTCCCGGCGCTGGCCAAGCATGTCGACCTGATCGCCGCGCACGTGCTGCCCTATTGGGAATCCACCCCGATGGAGAACTCGGTGCAGTTCGTCCTCGACCGTGCCCGCGAGCTGCGCGCCAAGTTCCCGCGCAAGCCGCTGCTGCTGGGCGAAGTCGGCTGGCCGAGCAACGGCCGCATGCGCGGCGGTGCCGATGCCACCCAGGCGGACCAGGCCATCTACCTGCGTCGCCTGACCAACGCGCTGAACAAGAAAGGCTACAACTACTTCGTCGTCGAAGCCTTCGACCAGCCGTGGAAGGTCGGTGACGAAGGCTCGGTCGGCGCCTACTGGGGCGTCTACAACGCCCAGCGCCAGCCGAAGTTCAACTTCGACGGGCCGGTGGTGAACATTCCCCAGTGGCGCGTCCTGGCGGTCGCCTCGGTGGTGATGGCGCTGCTCGCCCTGACCCTGCTGATGATCGACGGCAGCGCCCTGCGCCAGCGTGGCCGCACCTTCCTCACCGTGGTCGCCTTCGCCGGCGGTTCGGTGCTGGTGTGGATCGGCTACGACTACAGCCAGCAATACAGCACCTGGTTCAGCCTGACCGTTGGCGGCCTGCTGGGGATCGGCGCGCTGGGCGTGTTCATCGTGCTGCTCACCGAGGCTCATGAACTGGCCGAGACCGTCTGGGTGCGCAAGCGCCGCCGGCCGTTCGACCCGGTGCTCGCCGACCTCGGCTACCACCCCAAGGTCTCGGTGCACGTGCCCTGCTACAACGAACCGCCGGAGATGCTGAAGAAGACCCTGGACGCCCTGGCCAAGCTCGATTACCCGGACTACGAAGTCCTGATCATCGACAACAACACCAAGGACCCGGCCGTCTGGGAACCGGTGCGTGACTACTGCGAGGTACTCGGCCCGCGCTTCCGCTTCTTCCACGTCGCGCCGCTGGCCGGCTTCAAGGGCGGCGCGCTGAACTACATCCTGCCGCACACCGCGCCAGACGCCGAAGTCGTCGCGGTAATCGACGCCGACTACTGCGTCGAGCCGAACTGGCTCAAGCACATGGTGCCGCACTTCTCCGATCCGAAGATCGCCGTGGTGCAATCGCCGCAGGACTACCGCGATGGCGAGGAGAACATCTTCAAGAAGCTCTGCTACGCCGAGTACAAGGGCTTCTTCCACATCGGCATGGTCACCCGCAACGACCGCGACGCGATCATCCAGCACGGCACCATGACCATGATCCGCCGTACCGTGATGGACGAGCTGAAGTGGGCCGACTGGACCATCTGCGAAGACGCCGAACTGGGGCTGCGGGTGTTCGAGAAGGGCTATTCCGCCGCCTACTCGCACCAGAGCTTCGGCAAGGGCCTGATGCCGGACACCTTCATCGACTACAAGAAACAGCGCTTCCGCTGGGCCTACGGCGCCATCCAGATCATGAAGGGGCATGCCCGCGCGTTGTTCCAGGGCAAGGACAGCCACCTCAAGACCGGCCAGCGCTATCACTTCATCGCCGGCTGGCTGCCGTGGATCGCCGACGGCATGAACATCTTCTTCACCATCGGCGCCCTGCTCTGGTCGTCGGCGATGATCATCGTGCCCAAGCGGGTCGACCCGCCGCTGCTGATCTTCGCCATCCCGCCGCTGGCGCTGTTCTTCTTCAAGTTCGGCAAGATCATGTTCCTCTACCGCCGCGCGGTGGGCGTGAACCTGCTGCGCTCGTTCCAGGCGGCCGTGGCGGGCCTGGCGCTGTCGCACACCATTGCCAAGGCGGTGCTTTACGGGGCGTTCACCAAGACCATCCCGTTCTTCCGCACGCCGAAGATGGCCTCCAACCACGGCATCCTCGTGGCGCTCGCCGAGGCGCGCGAGGAAGTGTTCATCATGCTCCTGCTGTGGGGTGCGGCGCTGGGGATCGTGCTGGTGCAGGGTGTGCCGAGCCGGGACATGATGTTCTGGGTGGCCATGCTGCTGGTGCAGTCCCTGCCCTACCTCGCCGCACTGGTGATGGCGCTGCTGTCATCGGCGCCGGGGCCGCAGGAGGCGCCGGCGGCTGACGCCGCACCAGCCAGCTGA
- the dapE gene encoding succinyl-diaminopimelate desuccinylase: MSLSPTLALACELIRRPSVTPVDADCQQLMMQRLDACGFTLEPMRIEDVDNFWALRQGRDGVNGPVLCFAGHTDVVPTGPEQAWQHQPFDALIDADGMLCGRGAADMKGSLASMIIATERFVADHPDHRGSIAYLITSDEEGPAHHGTKAVVERLKARNERLDWCIVGEPSSTTLVGDIVKNGRRGSLGATLSVRGKQGHVAYPHLAKNPIHLAAPALAELAAEHWDNGNDYFPPTSFQISNINGGTGATNVIPGELKVIFNFRFSTESTVEGLQQRVAAILDKHGLDWHIDWALSGLPFLTQPGELLDGVAAAILAVTGRETTPSTSGGTSDGRFIATMGTQVVELGPVNATIHQVDERVLASDLDVLTEIYYQTLVRLLA; encoded by the coding sequence ATGTCCCTCTCGCCGACACTGGCCCTCGCCTGCGAGCTGATTCGCCGTCCCTCCGTCACGCCGGTCGATGCCGACTGCCAGCAGCTGATGATGCAGCGCCTGGACGCCTGCGGCTTCACCCTGGAGCCCATGCGCATCGAGGATGTGGATAACTTCTGGGCCCTGCGCCAGGGCCGCGACGGCGTCAACGGCCCGGTGCTGTGCTTTGCCGGCCACACCGACGTGGTCCCCACCGGCCCCGAACAGGCCTGGCAACACCAGCCGTTCGACGCGCTGATCGATGCCGACGGCATGCTCTGCGGCCGCGGCGCGGCGGACATGAAAGGCAGCCTGGCGTCGATGATCATCGCCACCGAGCGCTTCGTCGCCGACCACCCGGACCATCGCGGCAGCATCGCCTACCTGATCACCAGCGACGAGGAAGGCCCGGCCCATCACGGCACCAAGGCCGTGGTCGAGCGCCTGAAGGCGCGCAACGAACGCCTGGACTGGTGCATCGTGGGCGAGCCGTCCAGCACCACCCTGGTGGGTGACATCGTCAAGAATGGCCGTCGTGGCTCCCTCGGCGCCACCCTCAGCGTGCGCGGCAAGCAGGGCCACGTGGCCTACCCGCACCTGGCGAAGAACCCGATCCACCTGGCCGCCCCGGCCCTGGCGGAACTCGCCGCCGAGCACTGGGACAACGGCAACGACTACTTCCCGCCGACCAGCTTCCAGATCTCCAACATCAACGGCGGCACCGGTGCCACCAACGTGATTCCGGGCGAGCTGAAGGTGATCTTCAACTTCCGCTTCTCCACCGAATCCACCGTGGAAGGCCTGCAGCAGCGCGTCGCCGCCATCCTCGACAAGCACGGCCTGGACTGGCACATCGACTGGGCGCTATCCGGCCTGCCGTTCCTCACCCAACCGGGTGAGCTGCTCGACGGCGTTGCCGCCGCGATCCTCGCCGTCACTGGCCGCGAGACCACCCCGTCGACCTCCGGCGGCACCTCCGACGGACGCTTCATCGCCACCATGGGTACCCAGGTGGTCGAGCTCGGCCCGGTGAACGCCACGATTCACCAGGTGGACGAACGCGTACTGGCCAGCGACCTCGATGTCCTGACCGAAATCTACTATCAGACCCTGGTGCGACTGCTGGCATGA